Proteins found in one Paenibacillus borealis genomic segment:
- a CDS encoding ABC-F family ATP-binding cassette domain-containing protein: MSVIRMENVTKKYEDTMIFRDIYFRVSKGERIGLIGRNGAGKSTVFKLIMGQEQPTAGKVELDPKVKISYFSQFSELSGALSVQQELELCFGQVTLIEQELHQIGEQLGQVTDDNQMNILLERQAELFEQMDHLDGWNVSVEINTVLTKLGFDERSRHQPVDELSGGWRNRAALAKVLIEVPDVVLLDEPTNFLDMEGIVWLEQWLHRFTGAMLLVSHDRQFIDRVVTRTIEIENYHFQEYEGNYTDYVQKKKMRKKVLDRQFEWEEELLLMESEAIDTRGRKKSPKDRLSRKLTEIKKRVEPHPVNVLITDIYSNLRFPDKLAEVKGVGQTYDGRTIFQNISFDIQKEDRMVIVGPNGSGKSTLIKVLTGQEEPDSGVVTWERGVSYAYFNRMWDELDPKDTVSHAVNVYGLGLEAPRKKVNKFLSMLQFSETDLSKKIGHLSGGQQARVALAKCLLSGAAVIILDEPTNHLDLTSIQVMEQALIHFPGAVVTVSHDRFFIDKIATKMLTFDPESGITEQDV; encoded by the coding sequence TTGAGTGTAATACGTATGGAGAACGTGACTAAGAAATATGAGGATACAATGATCTTCAGAGATATCTATTTCCGTGTAAGCAAAGGTGAACGCATAGGTCTAATCGGACGCAATGGTGCTGGTAAATCAACTGTATTTAAGCTGATCATGGGGCAGGAACAGCCTACGGCCGGAAAAGTGGAGCTGGACCCAAAGGTTAAGATCAGTTATTTCTCCCAATTCTCGGAGCTATCCGGGGCCTTGTCTGTTCAACAGGAGCTGGAGCTGTGCTTCGGGCAGGTGACCCTTATCGAACAGGAGCTACATCAAATTGGGGAACAGCTGGGGCAAGTAACGGATGATAACCAGATGAATATCCTGTTAGAACGGCAAGCGGAGCTTTTTGAACAGATGGATCATTTGGATGGCTGGAATGTCTCGGTGGAGATTAATACGGTGCTCACTAAACTGGGGTTTGACGAGAGATCACGGCATCAGCCTGTAGACGAGTTATCGGGGGGATGGCGGAACCGCGCGGCACTGGCCAAGGTCTTAATTGAGGTACCCGATGTTGTATTACTGGATGAACCTACTAACTTTCTGGATATGGAAGGAATCGTATGGCTCGAGCAGTGGCTGCACCGTTTCACCGGGGCGATGCTTCTGGTCTCACATGACCGGCAGTTTATTGACAGAGTAGTTACACGGACCATAGAGATCGAGAATTATCATTTCCAGGAGTACGAAGGCAATTATACCGATTATGTTCAAAAAAAGAAGATGCGCAAAAAGGTACTCGACCGCCAGTTTGAATGGGAGGAAGAGCTCCTGCTTATGGAGTCTGAAGCCATTGATACCCGGGGCCGTAAAAAGTCTCCCAAAGACCGCCTGTCGCGCAAATTGACGGAAATTAAAAAGCGGGTGGAGCCGCATCCGGTGAATGTTCTGATTACCGATATTTATAGTAATTTGCGTTTTCCGGACAAGCTTGCTGAAGTGAAGGGGGTTGGCCAGACGTATGATGGCCGGACTATCTTCCAGAACATCAGCTTCGACATTCAAAAGGAAGACCGGATGGTCATAGTCGGCCCTAACGGAAGCGGGAAATCGACGCTAATCAAGGTGTTGACGGGTCAGGAAGAGCCGGATTCCGGGGTTGTGACCTGGGAGCGAGGTGTCAGTTACGCGTATTTCAATCGTATGTGGGACGAGCTTGATCCTAAAGATACAGTAAGCCATGCGGTTAATGTGTATGGTCTGGGACTCGAAGCGCCGCGGAAAAAGGTGAACAAATTCCTGTCTATGCTGCAGTTCTCGGAAACGGATTTGAGTAAGAAAATCGGTCATCTATCCGGGGGCCAGCAGGCCAGAGTAGCGTTAGCGAAATGCCTTCTCTCCGGTGCTGCTGTGATCATCCTGGATGAGCCTACCAATCATCTGGATCTGACCAGTATTCAAGTGATGGAGCAGGCACTTATTCATTTTCCCGGAGCGGTAGTTACCGTCAGCCATGACCGGTTCTTTATTGATAAAATAGCGACGAAGATGCTTACCTTTGACCCGGAATCGGGGATCACTGAGCAGGACGTTTAG